One window of the Shewanella khirikhana genome contains the following:
- the hxpB gene encoding hexitol phosphatase HxpB: protein MLTNRIDAVIFDMDGILIDSEPVWQLAEYEVLAGLGLPIKPEDIHDTVGLRIDMVVDYWYRRFPWDNYDNAAVAKQIVDGVVAHILAEGVPMKGVIEALEFCRAKGLKIGLATSSSWAIIDAVLDTLNIRGYFEAMESAEHLDYGKPHPEVYLKCADALGVPARHCLAVEDSFNGLIAARAATMQTLAIPPAHEREQARWAVAHVKAEDLTALPPLLASQG, encoded by the coding sequence ATGTTAACCAACCGCATCGATGCCGTAATTTTTGATATGGACGGCATACTTATCGATTCAGAACCCGTGTGGCAACTCGCCGAATACGAAGTACTGGCCGGACTCGGCCTGCCAATCAAGCCCGAAGACATCCACGACACCGTGGGGCTGCGCATCGATATGGTGGTCGACTACTGGTATCGCCGTTTCCCCTGGGATAACTACGATAACGCCGCCGTGGCCAAACAGATTGTCGATGGCGTGGTGGCTCATATCCTCGCCGAAGGCGTACCCATGAAGGGCGTGATTGAGGCGCTGGAATTTTGCCGTGCCAAGGGCCTTAAAATAGGCCTTGCCACCTCGTCAAGCTGGGCCATTATCGATGCCGTGCTGGACACCCTGAATATCCGCGGCTATTTCGAGGCCATGGAATCTGCCGAGCATCTCGATTACGGCAAGCCCCACCCCGAGGTGTATCTGAAGTGTGCCGACGCCCTCGGCGTACCCGCACGTCACTGTCTGGCGGTGGAAGACTCATTCAACGGCCTGATTGCTGCCCGCGCAGCCACCATGCAGACCCTCGCCATTCCCCCCGCCCACGAGCGCGAGCAGGCCCGCTGGGCCGTGGCCCATGTAAAGGCAGAAGACTTAACCGCCCTGCCACCGCTGCTGGCAAGCCAGGGCTAA
- the acnB gene encoding bifunctional aconitate hydratase 2/2-methylisocitrate dehydratase, protein MLEAYRKHVEERAAEGVVPKPLDAHQVAELVELVKNPPAGEEAFILDLLENRIPPGVDEAAYVKAGFLDAIAKGAATSPILSAERAVELLGTMQGGYNIEPLIHQLDNDKLAPLAVKALSHTLLMFDAFHDVVEKMNAGNAHAKTVVESWANAEWFLSRPKLADKISLTVFKVTGETNTDDLSPAPDAWSRPDIPLHALAMLKNARDGIVPDEPGAIGPIKKIEELKTQGFPLVYVGDVVGTGSSRKSATNSVLWFMGDDIPFVPNKRAGGFCLGGKIAPIFFNTMEDAGALPIELDVSKMEMGDVIDIFPYEGKVRRHGSDEVISEFELKTDVLLDEVRAGGRIPLIIGRGLTDKAREVLGLGASAEFVRPQDVADTGKGFTLAQKMVGKACGVAGVRPGQYCEPKMTSVGSQDTTGPMTRDELKDLACLGFSADLTMQSFCHTAAYPKPVDVNTHHTLPDFIMNRGGISLRPGDGVIHSWLNRMLLPDTVGTGGDSHTRFPIGISFPAGSGLVAFAAATGVMPLDMPESVLVRFKGQMQPGITLRDLVHAIPHKAIEMGLLTVEKKGKKNIFSGRILEIEGLEHLKVEQAFELSDASAERSAAGCTIKLDKDPIIEYLNSNIVMLKWMIAEGYGDRRTIERRIKGMEEWLKNPELMEADKDAEYAAVIEIDLNNIKEPILCAPNDPDDAVLLSAVANTKIDEVFVGSCMTNIGHFRATGKVLDKFAKSLPTRLWIAPPTKMDKDQLTEEGYYGIFGRVGARIEIPGCSLCMGNQARVADGATVVSTSTRNFPNRLGTGANVYLASAELAAVAALLGRLPSPEEYQVYAKEIDATAADTYRYLNFDQIDSYTKKAGEVIFQSAV, encoded by the coding sequence GTGCTAGAAGCATATCGTAAACACGTCGAAGAACGTGCTGCAGAGGGCGTTGTCCCTAAGCCACTCGATGCCCACCAGGTAGCCGAACTGGTTGAATTAGTAAAGAATCCTCCAGCTGGTGAAGAAGCCTTCATCCTGGATCTGCTTGAAAACCGTATTCCCCCCGGCGTTGACGAAGCCGCCTATGTGAAGGCCGGTTTCCTGGATGCCATCGCCAAGGGCGCAGCCACTTCTCCTATCCTGAGCGCTGAGCGTGCCGTTGAGCTGCTGGGCACCATGCAGGGTGGCTACAACATCGAGCCGCTGATCCATCAACTGGACAACGACAAGCTGGCCCCTCTGGCCGTTAAAGCCCTGTCGCACACCCTGCTGATGTTCGATGCCTTCCACGATGTGGTTGAGAAGATGAACGCCGGCAACGCCCACGCCAAGACCGTAGTTGAGTCCTGGGCCAACGCCGAGTGGTTCCTGAGCCGTCCTAAGCTTGCCGACAAGATTTCGCTGACCGTATTCAAGGTAACCGGTGAAACCAACACCGACGACCTGTCTCCGGCTCCGGATGCCTGGTCTCGTCCAGATATCCCGCTGCACGCCCTGGCAATGCTGAAAAACGCCCGCGACGGCATTGTGCCCGATGAGCCAGGCGCCATTGGCCCAATCAAGAAAATCGAAGAGCTGAAAACCCAGGGTTTCCCACTGGTTTACGTGGGTGACGTAGTAGGTACCGGTTCTTCCCGTAAGTCTGCCACCAACTCAGTGCTGTGGTTCATGGGTGATGACATCCCATTCGTGCCAAATAAGCGCGCCGGTGGTTTCTGTCTGGGCGGCAAAATCGCTCCTATCTTCTTCAACACCATGGAAGATGCCGGCGCTCTGCCAATCGAGCTGGACGTCAGCAAGATGGAAATGGGCGATGTGATTGATATCTTCCCTTACGAGGGCAAGGTACGTCGCCATGGCAGCGATGAAGTGATTTCTGAGTTTGAACTCAAGACCGACGTGCTGCTGGATGAAGTACGCGCCGGTGGCCGTATTCCGCTGATCATCGGCCGCGGTCTCACCGACAAGGCCCGTGAAGTGCTGGGTCTGGGCGCATCTGCCGAGTTCGTTCGTCCTCAGGATGTGGCCGACACTGGCAAGGGTTTCACCCTGGCCCAGAAGATGGTTGGTAAAGCCTGTGGCGTGGCCGGTGTTCGCCCCGGTCAATACTGTGAGCCCAAGATGACTTCTGTAGGTTCTCAGGACACCACAGGTCCTATGACCCGTGACGAGCTGAAAGACCTCGCGTGTCTTGGCTTCAGCGCCGACCTGACCATGCAGTCATTCTGTCACACCGCCGCTTATCCAAAGCCAGTGGACGTGAACACTCACCACACCCTGCCTGACTTCATCATGAACCGCGGTGGTATTTCACTGCGTCCAGGTGACGGTGTTATCCACTCATGGCTGAACCGCATGCTGCTGCCCGATACCGTAGGTACCGGCGGTGACTCGCACACCCGTTTCCCAATCGGTATCTCCTTCCCGGCCGGTTCCGGTCTGGTAGCCTTTGCTGCTGCCACCGGAGTTATGCCACTGGATATGCCTGAGTCGGTACTGGTGCGCTTCAAGGGTCAAATGCAGCCTGGTATCACCCTGCGTGACCTGGTGCATGCCATCCCGCACAAGGCCATCGAAATGGGTCTGCTGACCGTTGAGAAGAAGGGCAAGAAGAACATCTTCTCTGGCCGCATTCTCGAAATCGAAGGTCTGGAACACCTGAAAGTTGAGCAGGCGTTCGAGCTGTCCGATGCCTCTGCCGAGCGCTCTGCCGCCGGTTGTACCATCAAGCTGGATAAAGATCCTATCATCGAGTATCTGAACTCCAACATCGTCATGCTCAAGTGGATGATCGCTGAAGGCTACGGTGACCGCCGTACCATCGAGCGCCGCATCAAGGGCATGGAAGAGTGGCTGAAGAACCCAGAGCTGATGGAAGCCGATAAGGATGCCGAGTACGCAGCGGTTATCGAAATCGACCTGAACAACATCAAAGAGCCAATCCTGTGTGCCCCGAACGATCCGGACGATGCCGTGCTGCTGTCTGCCGTTGCCAACACCAAGATTGACGAAGTGTTCGTTGGTTCCTGTATGACCAACATCGGTCACTTCCGTGCTACCGGTAAGGTACTGGACAAGTTCGCCAAGAGCCTGCCAACCCGTCTGTGGATTGCCCCGCCAACCAAGATGGACAAGGACCAGCTGACCGAAGAAGGTTACTACGGTATCTTCGGTCGCGTTGGTGCCCGTATCGAAATCCCCGGCTGTTCACTGTGTATGGGTAACCAGGCTCGCGTAGCCGATGGCGCCACCGTGGTGTCTACCTCTACCCGTAACTTCCCGAACCGTCTGGGTACCGGTGCCAACGTGTACCTGGCCTCAGCGGAACTCGCCGCCGTAGCCGCCCTGCTGGGCCGTCTGCCATCGCCAGAGGAATATCAGGTTTACGCCAAGGAAATCGACGCCACTGCCGCCGATACCTACCGTTACCTGAACTTCGACCAGATTGATTCCTACACCAAGAAAGCCGGTGAAGTGATCTTCCAATCTGCGGTCTAA
- a CDS encoding patatin-like phospholipase family protein produces MKKILSLLLLFSLTAAQAADRPKIGLVLSGGGAKGAAHVGVLKVLEENHIPVDYVAGTSIGAYVAGMYALGYSAAEIEAIMMNVDWNRGYSDTIPRESLSYRDKQLRDKYNIPLNLGYSEQEVKTPSGLLRGQTMSVLLRESTDVVREFASFDELAIPYRAVATDLATSQPVVLASGSVVKAMQASATVPGALQPMLIDERLLVDGGIANNMPVDVVKAMGADIVIAVDIGSPLVGKEQLNSTIAVLNQLSTMLTAASTEAQKKLLTDADVLIRPAIDDLSTTDFSVMSTALVLGEEAADTQLAKLRSLSVDAERYAVYQDSKRQRSKVWLDDMQRPVVKVVYANQSRVSESLLAETLGIDAGEVVSREELEAGINQLYALNRFERVDAEFTDTPDGRVLTVNTKAKSWGPNYFDLGFNWEDDFTADSAVTLDTAYTMTNLNENGGEWRNELKLGYEKLIGTEFYQPLDRDQQFYGRARYQYEIEAWDLFDANNKVFELDKNTHQIDLGLGLNFARHGQMEIGITGEKGKISNEAWLADDLGFTSYGSYFQVGYDSLNSISFPTSGNRVTLKVTMRKEEFDLEGVENESSTQIQADWKGALGFGNHAFVGKASLESSDSDGNSIHIAELGGFLNLSGYRKDALAGAHKVFGAFVYQYDLGRDALGMTDYPLYLGASVEAGNVWWEMDDVSLNDLIYAGSLYIGTDTDLGPAALGIGLSDDGQRSFYLFIGKNF; encoded by the coding sequence ATGAAGAAGATACTGTCTCTGCTGCTGCTTTTTTCCCTGACTGCCGCCCAGGCTGCCGATCGCCCCAAGATTGGCCTGGTGCTCAGTGGCGGCGGTGCCAAAGGGGCTGCCCATGTGGGGGTGCTCAAGGTATTGGAAGAGAACCACATTCCGGTGGACTACGTGGCAGGCACCAGTATTGGCGCTTACGTGGCAGGTATGTATGCCCTGGGGTACAGCGCCGCCGAAATCGAAGCCATCATGATGAACGTGGACTGGAACCGCGGCTATTCCGACACCATTCCCCGTGAGTCCCTGAGCTACCGCGATAAGCAGCTCAGAGACAAGTACAACATCCCGCTGAACCTGGGTTACAGCGAGCAGGAAGTAAAAACCCCCAGCGGTTTGCTGCGGGGGCAGACCATGTCGGTGCTGCTGCGTGAATCCACCGATGTGGTACGCGAATTTGCCAGTTTCGATGAACTCGCCATCCCTTACCGCGCCGTGGCTACCGACTTGGCCACCAGTCAGCCGGTGGTGCTTGCCAGCGGCAGTGTGGTTAAAGCCATGCAGGCCTCCGCCACTGTGCCCGGCGCGCTGCAGCCCATGCTGATTGACGAGCGACTGCTGGTGGATGGCGGCATCGCCAACAATATGCCGGTAGACGTGGTCAAGGCCATGGGCGCCGATATCGTGATTGCCGTGGACATTGGCTCGCCGCTGGTGGGTAAAGAGCAGCTTAACAGCACCATAGCCGTGCTCAATCAGCTGTCGACCATGCTGACCGCAGCCAGCACCGAAGCGCAAAAGAAATTACTGACCGATGCCGACGTACTTATCCGTCCAGCCATCGATGATTTGAGTACCACGGATTTCAGCGTGATGAGCACCGCTTTGGTGCTCGGTGAAGAGGCGGCCGATACTCAGCTTGCCAAGCTGCGCAGCCTCAGCGTCGATGCCGAGCGTTATGCCGTGTATCAGGACAGCAAGCGTCAGCGCTCCAAGGTTTGGCTCGATGATATGCAGCGGCCGGTGGTGAAGGTGGTATACGCCAACCAGTCGCGGGTCAGCGAAAGCCTGCTGGCGGAGACTCTGGGTATCGATGCCGGAGAAGTGGTCAGCCGTGAAGAGCTGGAAGCCGGGATCAATCAGCTTTATGCGCTGAACCGTTTCGAGCGGGTGGATGCCGAGTTTACCGATACCCCGGATGGCCGGGTGCTGACCGTGAACACCAAAGCCAAGTCCTGGGGGCCCAACTATTTTGATCTGGGCTTTAACTGGGAAGATGACTTTACCGCCGACTCGGCCGTGACCCTGGATACCGCCTACACCATGACCAACCTCAATGAGAATGGCGGTGAGTGGCGCAACGAACTTAAGCTGGGTTACGAAAAGCTGATTGGCACCGAATTTTATCAGCCGCTGGATCGCGACCAGCAGTTTTACGGCCGCGCCCGTTATCAGTATGAAATCGAAGCCTGGGATCTGTTCGACGCCAATAACAAGGTGTTTGAGCTGGATAAAAATACCCACCAAATCGATTTGGGTCTGGGGCTTAACTTTGCCCGCCATGGGCAGATGGAAATTGGTATCACCGGCGAGAAAGGCAAAATCTCCAATGAAGCCTGGCTGGCCGACGATCTGGGATTCACCTCCTACGGCAGCTACTTCCAGGTGGGCTACGACAGCCTAAACAGCATCAGCTTCCCAACCTCGGGTAACAGGGTCACCCTCAAGGTGACCATGCGCAAGGAAGAGTTTGATCTTGAGGGCGTGGAAAACGAATCCAGCACCCAAATCCAGGCCGACTGGAAAGGTGCACTGGGCTTTGGTAATCACGCCTTCGTGGGTAAGGCATCGCTGGAGTCGTCCGACTCCGACGGCAATTCCATCCACATTGCTGAGCTCGGCGGTTTCCTCAATCTGTCCGGTTACCGCAAAGATGCGCTGGCCGGTGCCCACAAGGTGTTTGGCGCCTTTGTGTATCAGTATGACCTTGGCCGCGATGCGCTGGGGATGACAGATTACCCGCTCTACCTTGGCGCCAGTGTCGAGGCCGGTAACGTCTGGTGGGAAATGGATGATGTGTCACTGAACGACCTTATCTATGCTGGCAGCCTCTATATAGGCACAGACACAGATCTGGGCCCTGCCGCTTTGGGTATCGGCCTCAGTGACGATGGCCAGCGCTCCTTCTACCTGTTCATCGGCAAGAACTTCTAA
- a CDS encoding M13 family metallopeptidase — protein sequence MTKLSTLALGVALGLGLAGCADSTKAPEAAVANTVAVSGIEQQNFDQDVRHQDDFYYSVNGNWLKNTPIPADKSNYGAFSVLYDDSQKALREIVEAAAAKENKQAGSTEQKIGDFYQSYMNTDKLEQLGVAPVKPALDAIAKAKSHEALAGLMGKLLTDGSKIPFGFWVNNDAKNSSQYAVYMSQSGLTLPDRDYYLKDDAKYVANREALAKYVTEVLSAAGYADAKRAANSVAEIELFIAKNQWSRVESRDANKVYNKLSRKELDKLFGGFDFEAFAAKAGMGDKVTDIIVRQPSYFEALGKGFNEFPVAAWQDYLAFHLVDGAAELLSDNFVQLHFDFHAKTLAGVQEQAPRWKRAVDAADQVIGELVGEAYVKAHFKPEAKARMEQLIHNLIKAFEVSINELEWMTPETKIAAQDKLSKFTYKIGYPDKWKDYTGLEIKADDLVGNYVRYANFEYADMLGKLGQPIDRTEWHMTPQTVNAYYSPVGNEIVFPAAILQPPFFNMDADDAVNYGGIGAVIGHEISHGFDDQGSKYDGNGNLRNWWSDKDRDEFQKRGKQLSEQYSKYEALPGKFVNGDLTLGENIGDLGGLTVALRAYQMSLNGKPAPVIDGLSGDQRFFMGWSQVWRRNYRDEELGRRLLTDNHSPSHFRAMGTPRNIPGFYQAFGVTENDKMYLPEEARVKIW from the coding sequence ATGACCAAGTTATCTACTCTGGCGCTGGGCGTAGCCCTGGGGCTGGGTCTGGCTGGCTGTGCCGACAGCACCAAGGCGCCCGAAGCCGCCGTTGCCAATACCGTTGCCGTTTCTGGCATCGAACAGCAAAACTTCGATCAAGATGTGCGTCATCAGGACGACTTCTACTACAGCGTCAACGGCAACTGGCTGAAGAACACGCCAATTCCTGCCGACAAATCCAACTACGGCGCCTTCTCTGTGCTTTATGATGACAGCCAGAAAGCCCTGCGCGAAATCGTTGAAGCCGCAGCCGCCAAAGAAAACAAACAGGCTGGCTCCACCGAGCAAAAAATCGGTGACTTCTACCAAAGCTACATGAACACCGACAAGCTGGAGCAGCTGGGTGTTGCGCCGGTTAAGCCTGCGCTGGATGCCATTGCCAAGGCAAAAAGCCATGAGGCACTGGCGGGTCTGATGGGCAAATTGCTCACCGACGGCAGCAAAATTCCTTTCGGTTTCTGGGTCAACAACGACGCCAAAAACTCTTCCCAGTACGCGGTATACATGAGCCAGAGCGGCCTGACCCTGCCGGATCGCGATTACTACCTGAAAGACGACGCCAAGTATGTGGCCAACCGTGAAGCCCTGGCCAAGTACGTTACCGAGGTGCTGAGCGCTGCCGGTTACGCCGATGCCAAGCGCGCCGCCAACAGTGTGGCCGAGATTGAACTTTTCATCGCCAAAAACCAGTGGAGCCGGGTGGAGTCACGTGACGCCAACAAGGTTTACAACAAGCTGAGCCGTAAAGAACTCGATAAACTGTTCGGTGGGTTTGACTTTGAAGCCTTCGCCGCCAAAGCCGGCATGGGCGACAAGGTGACTGACATTATCGTGCGTCAGCCTTCCTACTTCGAAGCGCTGGGCAAGGGCTTCAATGAATTCCCGGTTGCCGCCTGGCAGGACTATCTGGCCTTCCATCTGGTGGATGGTGCCGCCGAGCTTTTAAGCGACAACTTTGTGCAGCTGCACTTTGATTTCCACGCCAAGACCCTGGCCGGTGTGCAGGAGCAGGCGCCACGTTGGAAGCGCGCCGTGGATGCGGCCGATCAGGTGATTGGTGAGCTGGTGGGTGAAGCCTATGTGAAGGCCCACTTCAAGCCCGAAGCCAAGGCCCGCATGGAGCAGCTTATTCATAACCTTATCAAAGCCTTCGAGGTGAGCATCAATGAGCTGGAGTGGATGACGCCCGAAACCAAGATTGCCGCCCAGGACAAACTGTCCAAGTTCACCTACAAGATTGGTTATCCGGACAAGTGGAAGGATTACACCGGGCTTGAAATTAAGGCCGACGATCTGGTGGGCAACTACGTGCGCTACGCCAACTTCGAGTACGCCGATATGCTGGGCAAGCTGGGTCAGCCAATCGATCGCACCGAGTGGCACATGACCCCGCAAACAGTGAACGCCTATTACAGCCCTGTGGGTAACGAAATTGTGTTCCCGGCCGCGATTCTTCAGCCGCCATTCTTCAACATGGATGCCGACGATGCGGTGAACTACGGGGGGATTGGAGCCGTGATTGGCCATGAAATCAGCCACGGCTTTGACGATCAGGGCTCCAAGTACGACGGTAACGGTAACCTGCGTAACTGGTGGTCTGACAAAGACCGTGACGAATTCCAGAAGCGTGGCAAGCAGCTGTCTGAGCAGTACAGCAAGTACGAAGCCCTGCCAGGCAAGTTTGTTAACGGTGACCTGACCTTAGGTGAAAACATCGGTGACCTCGGCGGCCTGACTGTAGCCCTGCGCGCCTATCAGATGAGCCTCAACGGCAAACCTGCGCCGGTAATCGATGGCCTGAGCGGCGATCAGCGCTTCTTTATGGGCTGGTCCCAGGTATGGCGCCGCAACTACCGCGATGAAGAGCTGGGCCGTCGTCTGCTGACCGACAACCACTCGCCAAGCCACTTCCGCGCCATGGGCACTCCACGTAACATCCCCGGCTTCTACCAGGCCTTCGGCGTGACCGAAAACGATAAGATGTACCTGCCAGAAGAGGCACGGGTGAAGATCTGGTAA
- a CDS encoding Eco47II family restriction endonuclease, producing MSQEVVLNNALTKLINAYKNKIDGFNVQDFLKTGVDPFRFTVNVSIWGLTLAVRKEIEHKIEMALENLIGDFHEDYLGNVMHIPTSTKWEKVPEGSIPGIDIANREKEVYFQIKSKHNSMNSSSSKKLAEELEETSQMYPTAEVGCLWVVATQERKAIGENQVAEVASCYKGNKSYEVVTGVDGELTSVLSQTLKSIPDIIKTIDFGTYKNEKGEEVKKDFPTVLDDAAKRVTTSLMKMAKETGISEIEIVKNNSIS from the coding sequence ATGTCTCAAGAAGTAGTTCTTAATAATGCATTAACCAAACTAATTAATGCGTACAAAAATAAAATTGATGGATTTAATGTTCAAGACTTCCTTAAAACAGGAGTTGATCCTTTTCGATTTACAGTAAATGTTTCAATTTGGGGGCTAACATTAGCAGTTAGAAAAGAGATTGAACATAAGATAGAAATGGCTTTGGAAAATTTAATTGGTGACTTTCATGAGGACTATCTCGGTAATGTCATGCATATACCGACCAGTACGAAGTGGGAAAAGGTACCTGAAGGCTCAATTCCAGGCATTGATATAGCTAATAGAGAAAAAGAAGTATATTTTCAGATTAAAAGTAAGCACAACTCAATGAACTCTTCTTCTTCTAAAAAGTTAGCAGAAGAACTTGAAGAAACATCACAAATGTATCCAACTGCAGAAGTTGGTTGCCTCTGGGTGGTGGCAACTCAAGAGCGAAAAGCTATAGGTGAAAATCAAGTAGCTGAAGTCGCATCTTGCTATAAAGGTAATAAGTCTTATGAGGTGGTTACAGGAGTAGATGGGGAATTAACCTCTGTATTAAGTCAAACTCTAAAGTCAATACCTGATATTATAAAAACAATAGATTTTGGAACTTATAAAAATGAAAAGGGCGAAGAAGTAAAGAAGGATTTTCCTACGGTATTAGATGACGCCGCAAAGAGAGTTACGACGTCTTTAATGAAAATGGCTAAAGAAACCGGCATTTCAGAAATCGAAATTGTTAAAAATAACTCGATTAGCTAA